The Citrifermentans bemidjiense Bem genome window below encodes:
- the mdh gene encoding malate dehydrogenase, which produces MARKKIALIGGGQIGGVLAQLAALRELGDVVMFDIVEGLPQGKMLDIAEVGSVDGFDCNLKGTNSYEDIKGADVVIVTAGLPRKPGMSRDDLIEVNSKIMTSVAEGIKANAPNAFVIVISNPLDAMVTLCQKITGFPYNRVIGQAGVLDSARFKTFIAWELGVSVKDVNAMTLGGHGDDMVPLVRYASVNGIPVMELLEKKYKDKAKAKEVMEAMVKRTRGAGGEVVALLKTGSAFYSPASSAIQMAESILKDQKRVLPTCAHLNGEFGVKGFYVGVPCVLGENGVEQILEFELDAEEQAMMDKSVAAVKELVGSMK; this is translated from the coding sequence ATGGCACGTAAGAAAATCGCACTTATCGGTGGTGGACAGATTGGCGGCGTACTTGCTCAGCTTGCAGCTCTGCGCGAACTGGGTGACGTAGTAATGTTCGACATCGTCGAAGGCCTGCCGCAGGGCAAGATGCTCGACATCGCCGAAGTCGGCTCTGTCGACGGCTTCGACTGCAACCTGAAAGGGACCAACAGCTACGAGGACATCAAAGGCGCCGACGTGGTCATCGTCACCGCAGGCCTTCCCCGCAAACCGGGCATGAGCCGCGACGACCTGATCGAGGTCAACTCCAAGATCATGACCTCCGTGGCTGAGGGGATCAAGGCCAACGCACCCAACGCGTTCGTCATCGTCATCTCCAACCCGCTCGACGCCATGGTTACCCTCTGCCAGAAGATCACCGGCTTCCCCTACAACCGCGTCATCGGCCAGGCCGGCGTGCTCGACTCCGCACGCTTCAAAACCTTCATCGCTTGGGAACTGGGCGTTTCCGTGAAAGACGTCAACGCCATGACCCTGGGCGGCCACGGCGACGACATGGTGCCGCTGGTACGTTACGCCTCTGTGAACGGGATCCCCGTCATGGAACTCCTCGAGAAGAAATACAAAGACAAAGCCAAGGCTAAAGAAGTCATGGAAGCCATGGTCAAGAGGACCCGCGGTGCAGGCGGCGAGGTTGTTGCTCTCCTCAAAACCGGTTCCGCATTCTACTCCCCGGCTTCCTCCGCCATCCAGATGGCTGAATCGATCCTCAAGGATCAAAAGCGCGTCCTCCCGACCTGCGCTCACCTGAACGGCGAGTTCGGCGTGAAAGGCTTCTACGTCGGCGTTCCCTGCGTGCTGGGCGAGAACGGCGTCGAGCAGATCCTCGAGTTCGAACTGGACGCAGAAGAGCAGGCGATGATGGACAAGTCCGTCGCAGCCGTCAAGGAACTCGTAGGTTCCATGAAGTAA
- a CDS encoding NADP-dependent isocitrate dehydrogenase codes for MTTEKAKIVWTKIDEAPALATYSLLPIVNAFTKAAGVVVETRDISLAGRIIANFPDYLTESQKIPDELAYLGELTQKPEANIIKLPNVSASIPQLKAAIAELQSQGYKLPEYPEEPKTDEEKALNARYAKVLGSAVNPVLREGNSDRRVAKAVKEYAKKHPHKMGAWSSDSKSHVSNMSAGDFYHSEKSVTLKDATVARIEFVDNFGNVTVMKEKLPLQAGEVLDGSFMNVRALRKFIQEQIDDAKAKGVLFSVHLKATMMKISDPVIFGHFVSVYFKDVFEKHAATFKEIGVNADLGLGDLYKKLEKVPAGKKAEIEADIKATYAKQPPLAMVDSDKGITNLHASNDIIIDASMPVVIRDSGKMWAPDGKLADTKCVIPDTCYSEWYQECIQFCKENGQFDPTTMGATSNVGLMAQKAEEYGSHDKTFKAPLNGTMRVVDASGEVLIQHQVEEGDIWRGCQAKDLPIRDWVKLAVNRARATGAPAVFWLDKNRAHDAQMIKKVETYLKDHDTKGLELHIMSPVEAMKFTLPRAKKGLDTITVTGNALRDYLTDLFPILELGTSAKMLSIVPLLAGGGLFETGAGGSAPKHVQQFQQEGYLRWDSLGEFLALAVSLEHLAATFKNEKAALLAETLDAANTKFLDQNKNPARKVGQIDNRGSHFYLAMYWAEAVAAQTKDADLAARFAKVAKELQANEEKINAELIGAQGKPVDMGGYYHADDAKTEAAMRPSATLNAIINSIV; via the coding sequence CAGGGACATCTCCCTGGCAGGCAGGATCATTGCCAACTTCCCGGACTACCTGACCGAGAGCCAGAAGATCCCGGACGAGCTGGCGTACCTGGGCGAACTGACCCAGAAGCCGGAAGCGAACATCATCAAGCTTCCGAACGTCTCCGCCTCGATCCCGCAGCTGAAAGCAGCCATCGCCGAGCTCCAGAGCCAGGGTTACAAGCTCCCGGAATACCCGGAAGAGCCGAAGACCGACGAGGAGAAGGCGCTCAACGCACGCTACGCCAAGGTGCTCGGCTCCGCCGTCAACCCGGTCCTCAGGGAAGGCAACTCCGACCGCCGCGTCGCCAAGGCAGTCAAGGAATACGCCAAGAAGCACCCGCACAAGATGGGCGCCTGGTCCTCCGACTCCAAAAGCCACGTCTCCAACATGAGCGCCGGCGACTTCTACCACAGCGAGAAGTCGGTGACCCTGAAAGACGCCACCGTCGCCCGCATCGAGTTCGTCGACAACTTCGGCAACGTCACCGTGATGAAGGAAAAGCTCCCGCTGCAGGCAGGCGAGGTGCTGGACGGCTCCTTCATGAACGTGCGCGCCCTGAGGAAGTTCATCCAGGAGCAGATCGACGACGCTAAAGCCAAGGGCGTGCTCTTCTCCGTGCACCTCAAGGCCACCATGATGAAGATCTCCGACCCGGTCATCTTCGGCCACTTCGTCTCCGTCTATTTCAAGGACGTCTTCGAGAAGCACGCAGCTACCTTCAAGGAAATCGGCGTCAACGCCGACCTGGGCCTTGGCGACCTCTACAAGAAACTCGAGAAGGTTCCGGCAGGGAAGAAGGCCGAGATCGAGGCCGACATCAAGGCCACCTACGCGAAGCAGCCGCCGCTGGCGATGGTCGACTCCGACAAAGGGATCACCAACCTGCACGCGTCCAACGACATCATCATCGACGCCTCCATGCCGGTCGTTATCCGCGACTCCGGCAAGATGTGGGCTCCGGACGGCAAACTCGCCGACACCAAGTGCGTGATTCCGGATACCTGCTACTCCGAGTGGTACCAGGAGTGCATCCAGTTCTGCAAGGAAAACGGCCAGTTCGACCCGACCACCATGGGCGCCACCTCCAACGTCGGCCTCATGGCTCAGAAGGCTGAAGAGTACGGCTCACACGACAAGACCTTCAAGGCTCCGCTGAACGGCACCATGCGCGTAGTCGATGCTTCCGGCGAAGTGCTGATCCAGCACCAGGTCGAAGAGGGGGACATCTGGCGCGGCTGCCAGGCGAAAGATCTCCCGATCCGCGACTGGGTCAAGCTCGCCGTCAACCGTGCCCGCGCCACCGGCGCTCCGGCCGTCTTCTGGCTCGACAAGAACAGGGCTCACGACGCCCAGATGATCAAGAAGGTGGAGACCTACCTGAAGGACCACGACACCAAAGGGCTCGAGCTGCACATCATGTCCCCGGTCGAGGCGATGAAATTCACCCTCCCCAGGGCCAAGAAGGGTCTCGACACCATCACCGTGACCGGCAACGCGCTCAGGGATTACCTGACCGACCTGTTCCCGATCCTCGAGCTCGGCACCTCCGCGAAGATGCTCTCCATCGTTCCGCTTCTTGCGGGCGGCGGCCTCTTCGAAACCGGTGCGGGCGGTTCTGCTCCGAAGCACGTGCAGCAGTTCCAGCAGGAAGGCTACCTCCGTTGGGACTCCCTGGGCGAGTTCCTGGCCCTGGCAGTCTCCCTGGAGCACCTGGCAGCAACCTTCAAAAACGAGAAGGCAGCACTCCTCGCCGAGACCCTCGACGCAGCCAACACCAAGTTCCTGGATCAGAACAAGAACCCGGCGCGTAAGGTAGGCCAGATCGACAACCGCGGCAGCCACTTCTACCTCGCCATGTACTGGGCCGAGGCGGTCGCCGCCCAGACCAAGGACGCGGACCTCGCAGCCCGCTTCGCCAAGGTCGCCAAGGAGCTCCAGGCCAACGAAGAGAAGATCAACGCCGAGCTGATCGGCGCACAGGGCAAGCCGGTCGACATGGGCGGTTACTACCACGCCGACGATGCCAAGACCGAAGCGGCTATGCGCCCGAGCGCAACGCTGAACGCCATCATCAACTCGATCGTATAA